TGACCAGTCCGATGCTATGGCAGCGTTCGAGCTTTGCGTAAAGCCAGTCGCTCAGCCGCATAAAGCCGTCGAACGGCGAGTTTGAATTCATCCAAAGCAAAGGCGTGGTTTCGATGAAATTGCCGCTGTTCGCCACCAGATCCCAGTAGCGCGCGAAACGCCGCATCCGTTGCATCGACGCGAAGTCGATCAGCTTGTTCTGGAGAATCTCGTAAGGAGCATGAGCGCTATAGACCATGGACCACTCTCTATCGTGACGAACGATGGGCGTGCCTCGCAAACGTTTGAGGATGCCAACCTGAATCTCTTGCGGCCCCAACGCGACCAACCGGTCGAATCCTTGTCCAAAGCTTTCAACGCTTTCACCCGGCAGCCCGACGATCAGATCGGCGTGGATGTGGACCCCGGTGTGTTGGCGCAGGAAGCGGAGATTCTCTTCGACTTTCCGGCAGTTTTGACGACGCTTGATTCGGTTGGCGACTTCCTCATTGAACGTCTGGATGCCCACCTCGAATTGCAGGGTGCCGGGAGGAAACTTCTGAATCAGCGCTCGCAATCCATCCGGAAGGCGGTCTGGAATCATCTCGAAATGCAGGAACAAGCCGGCGTGAAGGCGTTCCAGGAAGAACTCCAGGATCGACTGGCTGACGCTCAGATGCAGGTTGAAAGTCCGGTCCACGAATTTGAACTGTTTCACCCCTCGTTCCAGCAAGCGTTCCAACTCCGACAGGAATCGCGTCAGAGGGAATTGGCGCACCGGCACGTCCAACGATGAAAGACAGAATTCGCACGTGAACGGACAACCCCGCGAAGCTTCCACATAAATGACGCGGTGCGCGATATCGCGATCATCGTAGAATTCGTAGGGCAGAAGAAGTTGACCCAGTTCCGGCAACTCAGATGCAATGACCTTGCTCGAAGGAGGGCTGCCGTTGAGGATTTGCGAGCAAATCTCGGCGAATTTCAGGTCAGCCTCGCCTGTGACCACAAAGTCCGCCACCGATGCGATGGCTTGCTCCTCGGTCTCATAGCTGACTTCCGGACCGCCCAGCACGACCGTCACGCCGTGAGCGACACGCTTCAGCGCGCTCACGACTTCGAGGGAGAGCCCCGCGTTCCAGATGTAAACTCCCAGACCGACGATAGCGGGGTTCTCAGCGAGAATCCTCTCCACGATATCCATCGGGCGCTGGTTGATATCGAACTCCAGGATTCTTGCCTCTGCGCGCAGGGAACCGAGATTGGCCATCAGGTAGCGCAACCCGAATGCCGCGTGAATGAACTTCGCGTTGAGCGTGGTTAGAACGATGCGGGCCATTGATTCGTAAAGAAACGTTGCAAGGTTAAATCCTCGACCTGGAGAAGGCCAGAGACATTCCGAATCGCCCCGAATCGCCCGAATCTGTCGAATCCGTCAGATTCACAGAAAGGCTTACCAACCGAAATTCAGGAACAAGCCGACGTGAAGGCGTTCCAGGAAGAACTCCAGGATCGTCAGACCTGATTGCCCGGCCTACAGCCCGCAAAAAGCCGCAAAATCATTTGACACTATCTGACTTACGCATGAGATTCCCGGCTCAGAGCGTGGCATGAACGAGCCAAAACTTGAAAGCTATGCGATTAGTTGTGTTCCAAGGTATGGAGAAGCACAACATCTTGTAGGTTTTGGCTTTACTTGAGTTCCTCTTTTCGATTTTATTAAGTCTCGATGTATTTGAAGAACCTAACCCTCTTAGGCTTTAAGTCTTTCGCAGACAAGACCTCCCTGAACTTCCTCCCTGGCGTCTCTGCCATCGTCGGGCCAAATGGTTGCGGAAAGTCGAATGTTTCGGACGCGATTCGCTGGGTTCTCGGTGAGCAATCTGCAAAGGCCTTGCGCGGCGGGGAAATGGCAGACGTCATTTTCAATGGAACTGACCACCGGAAGCCCTTAGGAATGGCCGAGGTGTCCCTGACCATTGGGGACATGGATTCCGAGAATCTCAAGGCGGCGGGGGTTGATCTGGCCTACAACGAGGTCACCCTGACGCGTCGCGTGTTCCGGGACGGCGGCAGCGAGTATTTCCTGAACAAGATTCCTTGCCGGCTTAAAGACATCCAGCAGTTGTTCATGGGCACGGGCGTAGGCCGGACAAGTTACAGCATCATGGCCCAAGGGAACATTACCCAAATCATTTCCAGCAAACCGGAGGACCGCCGGATGGTCTTCGAAGAGGCCGCCGGGATCACGAAATTCAAATCCCAAAAAAGGGAAGCCCTCCGCAAGCTTGAATACACCGAACAGAACTTGTTGCGCGTCTCCGACCTGATCCGGGAGGTGAAACGGCAGATCGGCTCCCTCCAACGTCAAGCCGGCAAAGCGCGCAGATACAAGCAACTCATGCTGGAACTT
This genomic window from Verrucomicrobiota bacterium contains:
- a CDS encoding DUF4080 domain-containing protein codes for the protein MARIVLTTLNAKFIHAAFGLRYLMANLGSLRAEARILEFDINQRPMDIVERILAENPAIVGLGVYIWNAGLSLEVVSALKRVAHGVTVVLGGPEVSYETEEQAIASVADFVVTGEADLKFAEICSQILNGSPPSSKVIASELPELGQLLLPYEFYDDRDIAHRVIYVEASRGCPFTCEFCLSSLDVPVRQFPLTRFLSELERLLERGVKQFKFVDRTFNLHLSVSQSILEFFLERLHAGLFLHFEMIPDRLPDGLRALIQKFPPGTLQFEVGIQTFNEEVANRIKRRQNCRKVEENLRFLRQHTGVHIHADLIVGLPGESVESFGQGFDRLVALGPQEIQVGILKRLRGTPIVRHDREWSMVYSAHAPYEILQNKLIDFASMQRMRRFARYWDLVANSGNFIETTPLLWMNSNSPFDGFMRLSDWLYAKLERCHSIGLVNLAEMLFEFLTVTLGHAKSEVALSMGRDWSRSGRSEIPGFLRDVLPADQSPQRPMPSSAVPKRQARHLASA